The Methanomassiliicoccales archaeon DNA segment CTGTCCTCGGACCGACTTTCATACTGTCCTGCCATCTATCCGGTCACCTCTTGACAAAAACAGCTACCTTACATTATTATTTTGCGCTGGTTGGCGGCCAAACAATAAAACGATTATTCAAGGAGCAGCAGGCCAACAGAGACGAAGTCGAACCTAGTGACCTTACCATATCGCATATCCTGGCAGGGGATGGTGCTCAACTGCCATCCGACCTTCCTGGCCGTGGCAAAGACATCCATCCCCGCCGCCTCCATGCTTGGCCGCACCAGGTCCATGTTCCGGCATTTGCGCCTCACGCTCTCATCCACGACCCCCTCCGCCTCCTCGGCCACGCAATGCTCGCAATATATGCACGGATAGGCTCCGAAGGCAAAGGCCTTGTAAAAGCCGTCGTAGAAGGCGGTCTTCTCCAGCCGGTGCATGGTACGGTTGACCCAGAGTATGAGTTCCTTATACCATGGATGGAAGTCCTCAGGCACGTCCTCGGGGCGAGCCCCCTCCCGGCCAGGCACACCATCGAACCTAACCAGCAAGGCGTGTTCGTACTCCCCCAGCATCCTGCGGGTCTCCTCAGGTTCAGGAACGTACGGAGGGCACGATAGGTGCTTGGCATATCCCTTGCAGCCATATCGGCACTTGAAGCGCACCCATTCTGAGACGACTACCTCATTGGCGCTCATCTTGGCGACGAGGGCGTTACAGTCCCTGGCCACCTCTTCAAGCCGGTCGATTTCTGCTGATGTCGTCAACACGCGCCTCACCGAATGAAATATTCCGACACCCCGGTATTAAACATGTTGGGCGGATGGGACCAAGCGGGTTCAGTATCAGAATATGTCCAGCACTCTGACGTAACGATACAGAAGGTATATGACCAGACCATAGGCCACTACCCGGACCACGAACACGGACGGACCTAGATTGTCGGACATACCAAATAGGACCAGCAAGTGGGAGAAACCGAAAAGGGCGAAGATGATGGCCATCATCAGGGGGAGGGTGTGCTTGCTCCGGTGGTAACCTATCAGCCCCACCGAGACGATGACCAGGCAAAGCAACAGATTGACCAAGGTAACTATATCGCTGTCCGTCTTCCCCACCTGCATCAAAGATTGATTTTAACAGTATAAAAAGACCTGTCAATGGTCATGCGAAGGGCTCATTTGACAGGAAGGGCAAAGGACAGAGGTCCGGCCCCCGACCTGTGCGGATATGAGCACATCAACGCAAACTGGGCACGGTCCGCCGACCTCCCGCTGCCGCAACAGATATCCTGACGGCAGCCTCGAGAAGTCCGTACCTACGGAAATGGA contains these protein-coding regions:
- a CDS encoding DUF2284 domain-containing protein, yielding MLTTSAEIDRLEEVARDCNALVAKMSANEVVVSEWVRFKCRYGCKGYAKHLSCPPYVPEPEETRRMLGEYEHALLVRFDGVPGREGARPEDVPEDFHPWYKELILWVNRTMHRLEKTAFYDGFYKAFAFGAYPCIYCEHCVAEEAEGVVDESVRRKCRNMDLVRPSMEAAGMDVFATARKVGWQLSTIPCQDMRYGKVTRFDFVSVGLLLLE